The genome window CCTTCACGGGCGTGGGTGGTGGGTCCTGCTGTTCGAGGGCCCGCAGGGCCCGAGTTCGGGGGGACCACCCACGCCCGTGAAGGCCCGGCCCGGCGCCGATCCCCCGCCCAGCAGCCGCCCCATCCCGCCCTTTCACCGAATCGAATACGAAAACAACCTGCACTCGATCGGCCCATTCCAGACCGTGTGCTCCATCATCGGCCGGATCCGCATCGCCCGCGGGATCTCCGGCGTCCCCGCCAGGATCACCACCGTGTGCCCTGACAACCTCCGAAACGCCTCCGCCATCCCCCGGTAAAGCTCCTCGCCCCCGGCCAGCCGCTCCCCGTACGGCGGGTTCGTCACGATGAAGCCCGCCGGCTCCGTCGCCTCCACGTCCCGCACCTCCGCGCGCGAGAAATGCAGCCGCACCCCTGCCGCCTTCGCGTTTTGCTTCGCCGTCTCGATCGCCTGCGCCGACACGTCGCTCCCCGCGATGAACGGCCCCTCGCTCTTCATGCGCGCTCGCGCCGCCTCGCGCATCTCTGCGATTCGCCGCTTCCGCGTCTCGTCGTGGCTCGGCCACCGCTCGAAGCCGTGCCGCGGCCGGAGCAGCCCCGGCGCCACGTCGCGCGCCCAGAGCGCCGCCTCGATCGGGATCGTCCCCGAGCCGCACATCGGGTCCACGAGCGGAGTCGCGCGGTCCCAGCCCGCGAGGCGCAGCATCGCCGCGGCCAGCGTCTCCTTGAGCGGCGCCTCCTCGATGCGCTTGCGGTAGCCACGCCGGTGCAAGGACTCCCCCGCGAGATCCACGTACAGGGTCGCTCGATCCCGCACCACGTGCACGAACACCCCGAGATCCGGGTCGTCGAGATCCACGTTCGACCGCGCGCCGTACTGCCTGCGTTGCTCGTCGACGATCGCGTCCTTCGTCTTCTGCGCGATGTACTGCGTGTGCGTGAGGCGGCTGTCCTTGCAGGCGGCGCGCACCGCGAGCGTGCGCTTCGGCTCCAGGTAGTAGCTGAGATCCACGGCCTTCACGCCCTCGTAGAGCGCGTCCTCGTTCGGCGCCTCGAACTCGGCGAGCTGCGCGAGGATACGCACCGCGATGCGTGACTCCAGGCACGCCCGCATGCCCTCCTCGATCGGCCCTTCGAAGTGCACGCCGCCTCGGTCCGCGCGCACCTCGCGGAAGCGCGCCTCGCGTAACTCGTCGCGCAGCGCGCCCTCCGTGCCCGCCGCCGCGGTCGCGAAGAAACGCATCGGTTCGCCCCGGTTCTTCCGCTCGGTTCGCATGTCGTCGGTCCGGGGCGTACGCTTGTGGAGACCAACACGCAAGGGGTTGTTCGTGTCGCCCTCGTCGCCCCTTGCCGAACTCGCCCGAGAGGGCCTACGCTTCGCGCTCATGGCAAACCCGACTGCGCTCCTCGAGACCTCCCTCGGCAACATCAAGGTCGAGCTCCTCGTCGACAAGATGCCGATCACGGCCAATAACTTCATCAAGCTCGCGAAGAGCGGTTTTTACGATGGTCTGCATTTCCATCGCGTGATCAACAACTTCATGATCCAGTTCGGCTGCCCGCACAGCCGCGACCCGAAGAGCCCGCGCGCGGGCACGGGCGACGGGCCTGACGGCACGATCAAGGACGAGCACCCCGCGGACGCCAGGATCTCGAACGAGCCCGGCACCCTCTCGATGGCGAACACCGGCGAGCCCAACAGCGGCTCCTGCCAGTTCTTCATCAACACCGTGCACAACCATTACCTCGACTGGTTCACGCCCGGGCCCTCGAAGCACCCCGTCTTCGCCCGCGTCATCGAGGGCATGGACGTCGTGCGCAAGATCGAGACGACGCGCACCGACCGCGACGATCGCCCCGTCACGCCCGTCCGCATGAACCGCGTCACCGTCGACGGGGTTTGATGTCCGAGGCCGCTCGCCCGTTCGCCCTCCTCGCGGCGTCGTTCGTGCTGGCCCTCGGCTGCGGCGCGAGCCGCCCGACCTTGGCGCCTGCCGTCGAGCTCGCCGCGGGGCCTCGGGCCGCGCCGCCCGAGGCCGATGGCGAGGGAGAGATCCTCGTCTGGGGCACGGTGAACGGCAGGACGCGGACGACGTTTCGCGTGGCGGGCGACGGGCAGGTGCTCGGCGAGCAGTCGGGCGTCGTCCTCGCGACGAGCCGCGGCGAGCTCGTCTGGCGTGAGCGCGAGCAGGAGGTGAAGCTCGGCGGCTGCGAGGGGGGCGCGCCGGAGGAGGCCCTCGAGCCCGGCAAGGTGACGCAGGCCTGGCTCGCGCCGCGTGACGCGCAGGCGCGGCAGGTGGTCGTCGATCCGAGCAGCGACGGCGACGGCATGGCGGAGCTCTCGCACGGCGTGGAGCTGCTCGGCAGCGTCGGGCCGTACCTCTTCGTGCACGAGAGCGTGTACATCTTCGCGTGCGGCGCGCACGGCAACTCCGTGTCGAGTTTCACCTTGTGGGACGCGGAGGCCGGAAAGCCGCTCGATCTCCTGCTCGAGCTGCCGAACAAGGAAGCCCTCGCGAGGCGCGCCGAGCCGATGCTCGACGAGGGCGACCAGGATCCGGAGGAGGCGCGCAAGCAGGAGGATCTGCCGGAGCTCGTGCAGATCATGCCCGTGTATGGCCTGCGGGGCGGGCTCCGCGTGGACGCGCAGTTCATGCGCGGCGATTGTTATGCGTGCAGCGACGGCCTCTGGAGCTCGTACACGCGCAGCGCCGTCCTTCCGAGTGATGGGATGCCCGAGAGGTTCGCGCCGTGGTCGACCCCGCCCGTCGCGCTGGTGAAGTTCCTGCAATCACGCGCGGGCTTCGTGCTCGGCGGTTGGTCGCGGCGCTAGCGATTTTTTGCTAGGCTCGGCGCGCCATGCACGGCTCCCCCGAAGCGCGCGCGCTCCACGACCTCTACCCCGCGATCGATTTGCATGCCGACAGCCTGATGTGGTCGCGCTGGGTGAACTACGACCTGCACGCTCGCCACGAGCCGCCGCTTCCGTTCGCCGCGCTCGGCGGGCACGTCGACGTGCCGCGCATGAAAGAGGGCGGGATGGGGGCGCAGTTTTTTGGCCTCGTCTCGCTGCCGATCGGCCAGCGGCACGGGCTCGCGCGGGTCATCGACGAGCAGATCGACGCGCTCGAGGGGCAGATCTCGCGCGCCCCGCACCGCATCATCAAGGTGCGCACGGCCGCCGAGATCGAGGCGGCGCGCGCGCGCGGGCAGGTCGGCGCGCTGCTCGGCATCGAGGGCGGGCACGCGCTCGAAGGTTCACTCGACAAACTCGCTCATTTTGCGCGACGTGGGGTGCGTTATCTCAGCCTCTGCCATTTCAGCCGGAATGAGCTCTGTTATCCCGCGTATGGCCGCGGGCGGCAGGACGACGCGGGGCTCACGCAGTTCGGCCGCGAGGTCGTCGCGGCTTGCGAGGATCTCGGCGTCGTCGTCGACCTCGCGCACATCAATCGCGCGGGGTTCCTCGAGGCCTGCGCGATGGCGAAGCGCCCGCCGATCGTCAGCCATACGGGCGTCATTGGCGCCTTCGAGCACTGGCGCAACGTGGACGACGCGCAGCTCCGCGCCATCGCCGACAAGGGCGGCGTCGTGGGCGTCATCTTTTGCCCGCAGTTCCTCGGCGGGGACGGGCTCGCGCCCGTCGTGAAGCACCTGAAGCACATCATCGACGTATGCGGCGAGGATACGCCCGCGCTCGGGTCGGACTGGGACGGCTTCATCGTCCCGACCCGGGATCTCTGCGACGCCGCGCGATTGCCATTGCTCACGGACGCGCTGCTCGCCTCGGGGATGCGGCCCGAGGCGATCGGGAAGATCCTGCGGGGCAATGTGATGCGGGTGCTCGCGGACGTGCCGTGAGGGGCGGGAGGCGCGGGCGACGGGGGGGATTCGCCGCCCGCGCCTCCGGAGGACGATCACAGGTTCGGCAGCGGGCCCGTGCCGTTGTCGCCGAACGTGGTCGTCGGGACGCCGACGCCGTTCAGCATTGAAATGAAGAGGTTCGCGAGCGGCGTATCGTCGGGATAGACGACGTGCCTGCCGGGCTCGAAGACCCCGCCGAGGCTGCCGCCGACGAGGACCGGCAGGTTCGTGTGCCTGTGGGCATTGCCGTCCTCGATCTCGCTGGAGAAAAAGACGGCGGAGGTGTCGAGCGCGCTCAGCCCGTTGCCCTCGTCGATCGCCTGGAGCTTGCCGAGCAGGTAGCCGAATTGCTCGACCTCCCACCGGTCGATCGTCGTGAGCTTCTCGAAATTCTCGGGGATGTTCTGGTGGTGCGAGATCTCGTGGTGCCCCTCGTTCACCAGGAGGAACGGATAACTCCGGCCGCTGCCGGCGTTGCCGAGCATGAAGCTCACGACGCGCGTGGCGTCGCATTGCACGGCGAGCGCGATGAGGTCGAGCATCATCTTCACGTGCTCGGGGTAGGGCAGGTCGCCGGGCGGGCGGTCCATCGGCGTGCATTGCGGGCCGCTGCCCGTCTTCTGGATCTTCTTCTCGAGCTCGCCGATGCCCGTCATGTATTCGTCGAGCTTGCGCCGGTCCGTCGTGCCGAGCTTGCCGGAGAGCGAGTTCGCCTCCTCGAGCACGTAATCGAGGACGCTCGTGCGGTAGAGCTGCTGCCGCGCCTGCTCCTCGGCCGTGGCCTTGGGGTCGAAGCCGCCGAAGAGGATGTCCCAGACGACCTGCGGGTTCACCGCCTTCGGCAAGGGTTGCGTCTCCGAGGCCCAGGAGATGTTGCGCGCGTAAGCGCAGCTATACCCCGAGTCGCAATCGCCCGCGGAGGAGCCGCCGTCGATGCCGAGCTGGAGCGAGGGGATCCGCGTGAACTGGCCGAGGTGCGCCGCGGCGACCTGGTCCATCGAGATGCCGTTCTTGATGTTCGCGCCCTCGGTCTTCACGACGTGGCGGCAGGTGAGAAAACCCGCCGTGCCCGCCGCGTGATCCCCGGGCCCGTCCGGCCGCGCGGGCGTGTTTGCCAGGCCCGTGAGCACGAGCAGTTTGTCCCGGATCGGGCCGAGCGGCTCGAGGATGGTGGGTAGCTGGTAATCGGCGCCCTCCGCCTGCGGCGTCCAGGCCGGCATGTGGATACCGTTTGGCACGTAAAACGTGATGATGCGCTTGAGGTCGCTCGGCTCGGCCTTCGCGTCCTTCGAGGAGAACATCTCGAGCGCCGGCAGGGCGAGGAGCGCGCCGGCTCCGCCGAGGAAGGCGCGTCGTGACAGCTTGAAACGTTTCACTTTGCACCTCCCGGCGCCTCTCCGCGCCGCATCCGGA of Polyangium spumosum contains these proteins:
- a CDS encoding THUMP domain-containing class I SAM-dependent RNA methyltransferase, which codes for MRFFATAAAGTEGALRDELREARFREVRADRGGVHFEGPIEEGMRACLESRIAVRILAQLAEFEAPNEDALYEGVKAVDLSYYLEPKRTLAVRAACKDSRLTHTQYIAQKTKDAIVDEQRRQYGARSNVDLDDPDLGVFVHVVRDRATLYVDLAGESLHRRGYRKRIEEAPLKETLAAAMLRLAGWDRATPLVDPMCGSGTIPIEAALWARDVAPGLLRPRHGFERWPSHDETRKRRIAEMREAARARMKSEGPFIAGSDVSAQAIETAKQNAKAAGVRLHFSRAEVRDVEATEPAGFIVTNPPYGERLAGGEELYRGMAEAFRRLSGHTVVILAGTPEIPRAMRIRPMMEHTVWNGPIECRLFSYSIR
- a CDS encoding peptidylprolyl isomerase; amino-acid sequence: MANPTALLETSLGNIKVELLVDKMPITANNFIKLAKSGFYDGLHFHRVINNFMIQFGCPHSRDPKSPRAGTGDGPDGTIKDEHPADARISNEPGTLSMANTGEPNSGSCQFFINTVHNHYLDWFTPGPSKHPVFARVIEGMDVVRKIETTRTDRDDRPVTPVRMNRVTVDGV
- a CDS encoding dipeptidase, translated to MHGSPEARALHDLYPAIDLHADSLMWSRWVNYDLHARHEPPLPFAALGGHVDVPRMKEGGMGAQFFGLVSLPIGQRHGLARVIDEQIDALEGQISRAPHRIIKVRTAAEIEAARARGQVGALLGIEGGHALEGSLDKLAHFARRGVRYLSLCHFSRNELCYPAYGRGRQDDAGLTQFGREVVAACEDLGVVVDLAHINRAGFLEACAMAKRPPIVSHTGVIGAFEHWRNVDDAQLRAIADKGGVVGVIFCPQFLGGDGLAPVVKHLKHIIDVCGEDTPALGSDWDGFIVPTRDLCDAARLPLLTDALLASGMRPEAIGKILRGNVMRVLADVP
- a CDS encoding DUF1552 domain-containing protein; amino-acid sequence: MKRFKLSRRAFLGGAGALLALPALEMFSSKDAKAEPSDLKRIITFYVPNGIHMPAWTPQAEGADYQLPTILEPLGPIRDKLLVLTGLANTPARPDGPGDHAAGTAGFLTCRHVVKTEGANIKNGISMDQVAAAHLGQFTRIPSLQLGIDGGSSAGDCDSGYSCAYARNISWASETQPLPKAVNPQVVWDILFGGFDPKATAEEQARQQLYRTSVLDYVLEEANSLSGKLGTTDRRKLDEYMTGIGELEKKIQKTGSGPQCTPMDRPPGDLPYPEHVKMMLDLIALAVQCDATRVVSFMLGNAGSGRSYPFLLVNEGHHEISHHQNIPENFEKLTTIDRWEVEQFGYLLGKLQAIDEGNGLSALDTSAVFFSSEIEDGNAHRHTNLPVLVGGSLGGVFEPGRHVVYPDDTPLANLFISMLNGVGVPTTTFGDNGTGPLPNL